From one Streptomyces sp. N50 genomic stretch:
- a CDS encoding N-acetyltransferase family protein codes for MDVRIEPADVTDLHQVLEDHARYWGERDLRALHLTALVQEFGSTCLVARADDGIRGYLFGFVTPDHTGYVHLVATRDDARGTGLGRDLYAAFIEAAARQGAIRLKAITSVTNEGSIAFHRTLGFDARTVEDYDGPGVPRVVFTRELLAR; via the coding sequence CACCGACCTCCACCAGGTCCTGGAGGATCACGCGCGCTACTGGGGAGAGCGTGACCTCCGCGCGCTCCATCTCACCGCGCTGGTGCAGGAGTTCGGGTCCACCTGCCTGGTCGCCCGCGCCGACGACGGCATCCGGGGCTACCTCTTCGGGTTCGTCACGCCGGATCACACCGGGTACGTCCACCTGGTGGCGACCCGGGACGATGCACGCGGCACCGGTCTCGGCCGTGACCTGTACGCGGCCTTCATCGAGGCCGCCGCACGGCAGGGTGCGATCCGCCTCAAGGCGATCACCTCGGTCACCAACGAGGGTTCGATCGCCTTCCACCGGACCCTCGGCTTCGACGCGCGCACCGTGGAGGACTATGACGGCCCGGGCGTGCCCCGTGTCGTCTTCACCCGCGAACTGCTCGCCCGCTAG
- a CDS encoding phosphotransferase enzyme family protein, with product MSSHLAHGLGTDPVEPDWPALTDTEVTDIVGPARVVWRSPRPLSAAAVVERSNRRLFVKRHHVSVRTAEGLAEEHAFLRHLRLRGAPVVEVLNLATRGEWTYEVHSAGVGTDLYRDALSWSPFRSPAHARAAGEALARLHLAAEGFDAPRRQVQPLVASFTVFASADPQAELERYVGERPQLAKGLADFPWREDTRRALLPLHEELAPHLRNLTPLWTHNDWHASNLLWNEDGSVATALDFGMSDRTTAVHDLATAIERNTVQWLQPGFPVREADALALLDGYQSVRPLSPAESKALPALLPLVHAEFALSELGYFHGVTRSAENTRLAYEYYVGHAEWFAGESGRRLLDLCGASGRAVRG from the coding sequence ATGAGTTCACACCTCGCCCACGGCCTGGGCACCGACCCGGTCGAACCCGACTGGCCCGCGCTGACGGACACCGAGGTCACGGACATCGTGGGCCCGGCCCGGGTGGTGTGGCGCAGCCCGCGCCCCCTGTCGGCGGCGGCCGTCGTGGAACGGTCCAATCGTCGCCTGTTCGTGAAGCGCCACCACGTCTCCGTCCGCACGGCAGAGGGCCTGGCCGAGGAACACGCCTTCCTACGACACCTGCGGCTGCGCGGCGCCCCGGTCGTCGAGGTGCTGAACCTGGCGACGCGCGGCGAGTGGACGTACGAGGTTCACTCGGCCGGAGTCGGCACCGACCTCTACCGCGACGCCCTGTCCTGGTCCCCGTTCCGCTCCCCCGCCCACGCGCGGGCCGCCGGCGAAGCGCTGGCCCGTCTGCACCTGGCGGCGGAGGGCTTCGACGCACCGCGCCGCCAAGTGCAGCCGCTGGTCGCGTCGTTCACGGTGTTCGCCTCGGCCGATCCGCAGGCGGAGCTGGAACGCTACGTCGGGGAACGTCCCCAACTGGCAAAGGGGCTGGCGGACTTCCCCTGGCGGGAGGACACGCGACGCGCCCTGCTCCCGCTGCACGAGGAACTGGCCCCGCACCTCCGGAACCTCACCCCTCTCTGGACCCACAACGACTGGCATGCCTCCAACCTCCTCTGGAACGAGGACGGTTCGGTCGCGACGGCCCTCGACTTCGGCATGAGCGACCGCACGACAGCAGTCCACGACCTGGCCACGGCCATCGAACGCAACACGGTCCAGTGGCTCCAGCCCGGCTTCCCGGTCCGCGAGGCGGACGCGCTCGCGCTTCTGGACGGCTATCAGTCGGTACGCCCGCTCAGCCCCGCCGAGTCGAAGGCGCTCCCGGCTCTACTCCCCCTGGTCCACGCCGAGTTCGCGCTCTCGGAGCTGGGCTACTTCCACGGCGTGACGCGGTCGGCGGAGAACACGCGGCTGGCGTACGAGTACTACGTGGGGCACGCGGAGTGGTTCGCCGGGGAGAGCGGGCGGCGCCTGTTGGACCTGTGCGGCGCTAGCGGGCGAGCAGTTCGCGGGTGA
- a CDS encoding ABC transporter ATP-binding protein, with product MSSLRIEGVGKSFGQLEVLRDLELAVEPGEFAAVIGPSGSGKSTLFNLVSGLDRPTSGRVLVEGEPAGVESGKVAYMPQKDLLFPWRTVLDNTALGLEAQGVGKKEARRRADALFVDFGLDGFQKAYPSQLSGGMRQRAALLRTVVLERPVLLLDEPFGALDSLTRTEMQLWLAGMWQRHRWTVVLVTHDIREAVLLADTVHVLSPRPATIVDRVEVPLARPRGADDFTDPDFASTERRVLDALRGTTAVRTP from the coding sequence ATGAGCAGTCTGCGTATCGAGGGCGTCGGCAAGTCCTTCGGGCAGTTGGAGGTCCTGCGCGACCTCGAACTCGCTGTCGAACCGGGCGAGTTCGCGGCGGTGATCGGCCCGAGCGGCAGCGGCAAGAGCACCCTGTTCAACCTGGTCTCCGGCCTGGACCGCCCCACGTCGGGCCGCGTCCTGGTGGAGGGCGAACCGGCCGGCGTGGAGTCCGGCAAGGTGGCGTACATGCCGCAGAAGGACCTGCTGTTCCCGTGGCGGACCGTGCTGGACAACACGGCACTGGGCCTTGAGGCACAGGGAGTTGGGAAGAAGGAGGCACGGCGAAGGGCCGACGCGCTGTTCGTGGACTTCGGGCTCGACGGCTTCCAGAAGGCGTACCCGTCCCAACTCAGCGGCGGCATGCGGCAACGCGCGGCCCTGCTGCGCACGGTGGTCCTGGAGCGCCCGGTCCTCCTGCTCGACGAACCTTTCGGCGCCCTCGACTCACTCACCCGCACCGAGATGCAGCTGTGGCTGGCCGGTATGTGGCAACGCCACCGCTGGACGGTCGTCCTGGTCACCCACGACATCCGCGAGGCGGTCCTCCTCGCGGACACGGTCCACGTCCTGTCCCCGCGCCCGGCCACCATCGTCGACCGCGTCGAGGTCCCGCTGGCCCGCCCACGCGGCGCCGACGACTTCACCGACCCCGACTTCGCGTCGACCGAACGCCGCGTCCTGGACGCCCTGCGCGGCACAACGGCGGTGCGGACGCCATGA
- a CDS encoding ABC transporter permease: MRPLLRSLWPPLLVLTVLLGGWQLYVTAAGVDPTTLPSPVRVVEQGWLNRQDLWDQTLPTLQETLLGFALSFAAAWLVAVLLDFSSAARRGLYPLLVASQTIPIVAVAPLLIIWFGFGLLPKMLVVTLTTFFPLAANLAAGFAATDREAMRLLRSLGAGRWRTFRLVRVPSAMPYFFAGLRVSITYAVVGAVFAEYAGAEAGLGIYMQAQKSAFRTDLVFAAVAVTAALSIALFGATYLLQRLVLPWERALKEDKAS, encoded by the coding sequence GTGAGGCCGCTCCTGCGGTCGTTGTGGCCGCCGCTCCTCGTCCTGACCGTGCTTCTCGGCGGCTGGCAGCTGTACGTCACCGCCGCCGGAGTCGATCCGACCACGCTCCCCTCTCCCGTCCGGGTCGTGGAGCAGGGCTGGTTGAACCGCCAGGACCTGTGGGACCAGACACTCCCCACCCTCCAGGAGACGCTGCTCGGCTTCGCGCTGTCGTTCGCGGCGGCCTGGCTGGTCGCCGTCCTCCTCGACTTCTCCTCGGCGGCCCGCCGGGGCCTGTACCCGCTGCTCGTCGCCTCGCAGACCATCCCGATCGTCGCCGTGGCACCGCTGTTGATCATCTGGTTCGGCTTCGGGCTGCTGCCGAAGATGCTGGTGGTGACCCTGACGACGTTCTTCCCGCTCGCCGCGAACCTCGCGGCGGGCTTCGCGGCGACCGACCGCGAGGCGATGCGGCTGCTGCGCTCCCTGGGCGCGGGCAGGTGGCGGACGTTCCGCCTCGTCCGGGTGCCGAGCGCGATGCCGTACTTCTTCGCCGGGCTGCGCGTGAGCATCACCTACGCCGTCGTCGGCGCCGTCTTCGCCGAGTACGCGGGCGCGGAGGCGGGCCTCGGGATCTATATGCAGGCCCAGAAGAGCGCGTTCCGCACCGACTTGGTGTTCGCGGCGGTCGCGGTGACGGCCGCGCTGAGCATCGCCCTGTTCGGGGCGACCTACTTGCTGCAACGGCTGGTCCTGCCGTGGGAGCGGGCGTTGAAGGAGGACAAGGCGTCATGA
- a CDS encoding ABC transporter substrate-binding protein produces the protein MHRRTALSAIAATALLAVTGCSADSTAAAKDGTTTVTLALDWTPNTNHTGIYVAQAKGWFKAAGINVKIVPYGSTAPETLIANHKADFGISYQEGVTTARAAGQDITSVYAVTQKTDVTIAVRADRDDITTPKDLDGKTYAGFGAPYEKPLLQKVIQNAGGKGDFKQVTLNTSAYAALYAGQADFAMPMPTWEGLEAKLSGKPLKNFQLSDYGFPAIYSTLVASSDQFLKKNPELAKKFLAAVDKGYRYATEHPSQAADLLISANKSVLTNTKLVKESEALLAKEYYKGTDGSIGTQSAERWQAFADFEYKAGLLVDANGKKLTSAPKASTFFTNAYLPDAK, from the coding sequence ATGCATCGCCGTACCGCCCTGTCCGCCATAGCCGCGACCGCGCTCCTCGCCGTCACCGGCTGCTCCGCCGACTCCACGGCCGCCGCGAAGGACGGCACCACGACCGTCACCCTCGCGCTGGACTGGACGCCCAACACCAACCACACCGGGATCTACGTCGCCCAGGCCAAGGGCTGGTTCAAGGCCGCCGGGATCAACGTCAAGATCGTGCCGTACGGTTCGACCGCGCCCGAGACGCTGATCGCCAACCACAAGGCGGACTTCGGGATTTCGTACCAGGAGGGCGTGACCACCGCGCGTGCGGCGGGCCAGGACATCACCTCCGTCTACGCGGTGACGCAGAAGACGGACGTGACGATCGCGGTGCGCGCCGACCGCGACGACATCACGACGCCGAAGGACCTGGACGGCAAGACGTACGCCGGTTTCGGCGCGCCGTACGAGAAGCCGCTGCTGCAGAAGGTGATCCAGAACGCGGGCGGCAAGGGCGACTTCAAGCAGGTCACCCTCAACACCTCGGCGTACGCGGCGCTTTACGCGGGCCAGGCGGACTTCGCGATGCCGATGCCGACCTGGGAAGGGCTGGAGGCGAAGCTGAGCGGCAAGCCGCTGAAGAACTTCCAGCTCTCCGACTACGGCTTCCCGGCGATCTACTCGACCCTCGTCGCGTCCTCGGACCAGTTCCTGAAGAAGAACCCGGAGCTCGCGAAGAAGTTCCTGGCAGCGGTCGACAAGGGCTACCGCTACGCGACCGAACACCCGTCCCAGGCAGCCGACTTGCTGATCTCGGCGAACAAGAGCGTCCTCACCAACACCAAGCTGGTGAAGGAGAGCGAGGCGCTGCTGGCCAAGGAGTACTACAAGGGCACGGACGGTTCGATCGGCACACAGAGCGCGGAGCGCTGGCAGGCCTTCGCGGACTTCGAGTACAAGGCGGGCCTGCTGGTCGACGCGAACGGCAAGAAGCTGACGTCCGCCCCGAAGGCGTCGACGTTCTTCACCAACGCGTATCTCCCGGACGCCAAGTGA
- a CDS encoding ABC transporter substrate-binding protein, giving the protein MPHIRVMLDYFHPWPNSAGLYVARARRWYEEAGLDVELVVQDPGRGDTLEYLARGEVDFGIFPPNRLLARRAEHGQPLIAVAAINHRGLEAIQTTTSTGITRPRDLAGRRIAYNPTPRGRAMVRHLVAADGGDPDAVIGVDAGSRELTVDDIAAGEADATFGNYWSWDALRGDLPEEQRITWPVDEIGAPRYHSYLLGTNEDLLTQHPSRVRDFLAVTARGYAAAAQEPDATLELLERVIPYFPRPLIARSLALIAPTWTDADGRWGVIDEGRMGPYAHWLAENGAIPDDRDWARSFTNGLLDVAT; this is encoded by the coding sequence ATGCCGCATATACGGGTCATGCTGGACTATTTCCACCCCTGGCCGAATTCAGCCGGTCTGTACGTCGCCCGTGCCCGCCGCTGGTACGAGGAGGCCGGTCTGGATGTCGAGCTGGTGGTCCAGGATCCGGGACGCGGGGACACACTGGAGTACCTGGCCCGGGGCGAGGTGGACTTCGGGATCTTCCCGCCGAACCGGCTGCTGGCCCGGCGCGCGGAGCACGGCCAGCCGCTGATCGCCGTGGCCGCGATCAACCACCGGGGCCTGGAGGCGATCCAGACCACGACGTCGACCGGGATCACCCGCCCCCGTGACCTGGCCGGCCGCCGCATCGCCTACAACCCGACCCCGCGCGGCCGGGCCATGGTGCGCCACCTGGTCGCGGCGGACGGGGGCGACCCGGACGCCGTGATCGGCGTGGACGCGGGCAGCCGCGAGCTGACCGTGGACGACATCGCGGCGGGCGAGGCGGACGCGACCTTCGGCAACTACTGGTCCTGGGACGCCCTGCGCGGCGACCTCCCCGAGGAACAGCGCATCACCTGGCCGGTCGACGAGATCGGCGCCCCCCGCTACCACAGCTACCTGCTCGGCACGAACGAGGACCTGCTCACCCAACACCCCTCCCGCGTACGGGACTTCCTCGCCGTCACGGCACGCGGCTACGCGGCCGCCGCCCAAGAGCCGGACGCCACCCTGGAGTTGCTGGAGCGGGTCATCCCGTACTTCCCGCGCCCGCTGATCGCCCGCTCCCTCGCACTCATCGCACCCACCTGGACGGACGCGGACGGCCGTTGGGGTGTGATCGACGAGGGCCGGATGGGCCCGTACGCGCACTGGCTCGCCGAGAACGGCGCGATCCCGGACGACCGGGACTGGGCGCGTTCCTTCACCAACGGCCTGCTGGACGTGGCCACATGA
- a CDS encoding sulfurtransferase: MTTSLLPGPLVDDTWLAARLDDPRLVVLDATTLLPSPREDGDYRSASGRGTWAERHVPGSRHADLTGDLSDHDAPYHFAVPSPESLAAALARLGVGEGSEVVSYDSGGGIWAARLWWMLRAIGVPAAVLDGGLEVWETAGRPLVSGDDTDPVPAVRPVTPVVRPDLWAGIEDVAAISRGERPGTLVCALPTGGYDGSAPTRYSRRGHIPASRSLPGRGLLDESGHVLPAEELAARVGDVLGADDSPVVLYCGGGISAAGAALALTLLGRTDVAVYDGSLEEWSKDPARPMELGN; the protein is encoded by the coding sequence ATGACCACCTCCCTGCTGCCCGGCCCGCTGGTCGACGACACCTGGCTCGCCGCGCGTCTCGACGATCCCCGGCTGGTCGTCCTCGACGCCACCACGCTCCTGCCCTCACCTCGCGAGGACGGCGACTACCGCTCCGCGAGCGGGCGCGGGACCTGGGCCGAGCGGCACGTCCCCGGATCGCGACACGCCGACCTGACCGGCGACCTCTCCGACCACGACGCGCCGTACCACTTCGCCGTGCCGTCCCCCGAGTCCCTCGCCGCCGCACTGGCCCGGCTGGGCGTGGGCGAGGGCAGCGAGGTCGTCTCGTACGACAGCGGGGGCGGGATCTGGGCGGCGCGGCTGTGGTGGATGCTGCGGGCCATCGGCGTACCGGCGGCGGTGCTGGACGGCGGTCTCGAAGTGTGGGAGACGGCCGGGCGTCCGCTCGTCTCCGGTGACGACACCGACCCGGTTCCGGCCGTCCGGCCCGTGACACCCGTCGTACGTCCGGATCTGTGGGCCGGTATCGAGGACGTGGCCGCCATCAGCCGCGGCGAGCGCCCCGGCACCCTTGTGTGTGCCCTTCCCACCGGCGGCTACGACGGCTCGGCCCCGACGCGCTACAGCCGCCGCGGCCACATCCCGGCGAGCCGCAGCCTCCCGGGCCGGGGTCTCCTCGACGAGTCCGGACACGTGCTGCCCGCCGAGGAACTCGCGGCGCGGGTCGGCGATGTCCTCGGAGCCGACGACTCACCGGTCGTCCTGTACTGCGGCGGCGGGATCTCGGCGGCGGGTGCCGCGCTCGCGCTCACGCTGCTCGGGCGTACGGACGTGGCGGTGTACGACGGTTCGCTGGAGGAGTGGTCCAAGGACCCCGCGCGGCCGATGGAGTTGGGCAACTAG
- a CDS encoding M12 family metallopeptidase, which produces MTTRYCSLAQQSAPEFAPGLTAERRGALIGGSRMWVNGTVLHYYFFDADDPENTAATDTSVIPVPGTGEMRRVPWGGAKEQQDVVRECFREWQGLGIGVDFAEVGDRSEAELRIGFQPGDGSWSTIGRDALTVGLSDRTMNFGWDLTAPGRRGTALHEIGHALGLLHEHQSPFAGIHWDDEAVYAELAGPPNFWSRDRTRVNILRKLGPDEVNGSVWDPQSVMEFPFASGLILEPEEYRAGLRPHGGLSPSDKEFVLRWYPPVGPPRPAELVPFRSAPLRLGPGEQADFAVEPTQTREYAVGAFGDSDTVVVVFEERDGEPRFLAGQDDGGTPHNATLKVRLVKGRRYFVRVRLYSTWGSGDTALMCW; this is translated from the coding sequence ATGACCACCCGCTACTGCTCCCTCGCGCAGCAGTCGGCCCCGGAGTTCGCACCGGGACTGACCGCCGAGCGACGCGGTGCGCTCATCGGCGGAAGCCGCATGTGGGTCAACGGCACGGTCCTGCACTACTACTTCTTCGACGCCGACGACCCCGAGAACACGGCCGCCACCGACACCTCCGTCATCCCGGTCCCCGGGACGGGCGAGATGCGGCGGGTGCCGTGGGGCGGCGCCAAGGAGCAGCAGGACGTCGTACGCGAGTGCTTCCGTGAGTGGCAGGGCCTGGGTATCGGGGTCGACTTCGCCGAGGTCGGCGACCGTTCGGAGGCGGAGCTGCGCATCGGGTTCCAGCCCGGTGACGGCTCCTGGTCGACGATCGGCCGCGACGCGCTCACGGTCGGACTGTCCGACCGCACCATGAACTTCGGCTGGGACCTGACCGCACCGGGACGGCGCGGTACGGCCCTGCACGAGATCGGGCACGCCCTGGGGCTGCTGCACGAGCACCAGAGCCCGTTCGCCGGTATCCACTGGGACGACGAGGCCGTCTACGCCGAGCTGGCGGGCCCGCCGAACTTCTGGAGCCGGGACAGGACCCGCGTCAACATCCTGCGCAAGCTCGGCCCGGACGAGGTCAACGGCTCCGTCTGGGACCCGCAGTCGGTCATGGAGTTCCCGTTCGCGTCGGGACTGATCCTGGAGCCGGAGGAGTACCGCGCGGGTCTGCGCCCGCACGGCGGCCTCTCCCCCTCCGACAAGGAGTTCGTCCTGCGCTGGTACCCGCCCGTCGGCCCTCCCCGGCCGGCCGAGCTGGTGCCGTTCCGGTCGGCGCCGTTGCGTCTGGGACCGGGCGAGCAGGCCGACTTCGCGGTCGAACCGACGCAGACGCGCGAGTACGCCGTCGGTGCCTTCGGGGACAGCGACACGGTCGTCGTGGTCTTCGAGGAACGGGACGGCGAACCGCGCTTCCTCGCCGGGCAGGACGACGGGGGCACGCCGCACAACGCAACACTCAAGGTTCGGCTCGTCAAGGGCCGCCGCTACTTCGTCCGTGTGCGCCTGTACTCCACGTGGGGGTCGGGGGACACCGCGCTGATGTGCTGGTAA